A window from Solanum stenotomum isolate F172 chromosome 5, ASM1918654v1, whole genome shotgun sequence encodes these proteins:
- the LOC125864456 gene encoding 8-hydroxygeraniol dehydrogenase-like, translating into MAKSFENEHPIKAFGWATRDTSGVLSPFNFSRRVTGEKDVQFKVMYCGICHSDLHQLKNEWGNSKYPMVPGHEVVGVVTEVGSKVEKFKVGDKVGVGCMVGSCRKCENCSVDLENYCPRQIPTYNGYSLDGTLTFGGYSDMMVSDEHFVVRWPENLSMDAAPLLCAGITTYSPLKYFGLDKPGMHIGVVGLGGLGHMAVKFAKAFGTKVTVISTSANKKQEAIEHLGADSFLISRDPEQMKAAMNTLDGIIDTVSAVHPILPLLMLMKSHGKLVMVGAPEKPVELPVFPLLMGRKLVAGSCIGGMKETQEMLDFAAKHNITPDIEVVPIDYVNTALERLLKSDVKYRFVLDIGNALNKK; encoded by the exons atggcaaaatcatttgaaaatgaaCATCCAATTAAGGCATTTGGATGGGCAACTAGAGACACTTCTGGAGTTCTTTCTCCTTTCAATTTTTCAAGAAg GGTGACAGGTGAAAAAGATGTGCAATTTAAAGTTATGTATTGTGGAATTTGTCATTCTGATCTTCATCAACTCAAGAATGAATGGGGAAATAGCAAGTACCCCATGGTGCCTGG GCATGAGGTTGTTGGTGTTGTAACTGAGGTGGGAAGCAAGGTGGAGAAATTTAAGGTTGGAGACAAAGTAGGTGTTGGATGTATGGTAGGATCATGTCGAAAATGTGAGAATTGTAGCGTTGATCTCGAGAATTACTGTCCTCGTCAGATTCCTACATACAACGGCTATAGCTTAGACGGAACCCTCACGTTTGGAGGTTACTCCGACATGATGGTATCCGATGAGCATTTTGTAGTACGTTGGCCTGAAAACTTGTCGATGGACGCTGCTCCCCTGTTATGTGCTGGAATTACTACTTATAGTCCTTTGAAATATTTTGGACTCGATAAGCCTGGAATGCACATTGGTGTTGTTGGTCTTGGAGGGCTCGGACATATGGCTGTTAAGTTCGCTAAGGCATTCGGAACCAAAGTGACTGTCATTAGTACATCTGCTAATAAGAAGCAAGAAGCAATTGAGCATTTGGGCGCAGATTCTTTCTTGATCAGTCGCGATCCTGAGCAGATGAAG GCTGCAATGAACACATTGGATGGGATTATCGACACTGTTTCGGCGGTGCATCCTATTCTTCCATTGCTTATGTTGATGAAATCTCATGGTAAGCTTGTTATGGTTGGTGCACCAGAAAAACCGGTGGAGTTGCCTGTGTTTCCTCTACTTATGG GAAGGAAGCTAGTGGCTGGAAGTTGCATAGGAGGGATGAAAGAGACTCAAGAAATGTTGGATTTTGCGGCAAAGCATAACATAACACCAGATATTGAAGTCGTGCCAATAGACTATGTGAACACAGCGTTGGAACGTCTTCTGAAATCGGATGTGAAATATCGTTTCGTGCTCGACATTGGCAATGCATTGAACAAGAAATGA